Proteins encoded by one window of Bactrocera oleae isolate idBacOlea1 chromosome 4, idBacOlea1, whole genome shotgun sequence:
- the ATPsynF gene encoding putative ATP synthase subunit f, mitochondrial translates to MAFGDYPADYNPKVHGPYDPARYYGKADVPFGQIKVGEIGAWLSRRNKSPQAIAGAVSRAWWRWQHKYVQPKRSGVAPFFQVTLAAMTFFYAINYGKMRHHRNYKYH, encoded by the exons ATGGCATTTGGCGACTATCCAGCTGACTATAACCCAAAGGTTCATGGACCATACGATCCAGCACGTTACTACGGCAAAG cTGATGTGCCATTCGGCCAAATCAAAGTTGGTGAGATTGGTGCTTGGTTGAGTCGCCGCAACAAGTCACCCCAAGCTATTGCTGGTGCCGTTAGCCGTGCATGGTGGCGCTGGCAGCACAAGTACGTGCAGCCCAAACGTTCAGGTGTTGCACCATTTTTCCAGGTTACCCTTGCTGCTATGACCTTCTTCTATGCCATCAATTACGGTAAAATGAGGCATCACAGAAATTACAAATATCATTAA